A window from Micromonospora terminaliae encodes these proteins:
- the nuoF gene encoding NADH-quinone oxidoreductase subunit NuoF: protein MTAPRPETLAKLTPVLTKRWLSPDAWRIGTYEKLDGYAALRKALKAHPDDLIQLIKDSGLRGRGGAGFPTGLKWGFIPQGDGKPHYLVVNADEGEPGTCKDLPLMTHDPHSLVEGVIIASYAIRANRAYIYIRGEAVHAARRLRNAVQEAYAKGYLGRNIQGTGFDLELVVHSGAGAYICGEETALLDSLEGFRGQPRLRPPFPATHGLYASPTVVNNVGTIASVPYIVLGGADWWKTMGTEKSSGPMIYSLSGRIANPGQFECSMGITLRELIELAGGMQPGHNLKFWTPGGSSTPLLTAEHLDVPLDFEGVAAAGSILGTTATQIFSDQDCPVYATYRWLEFYHHESCGKCTPCREGNYWMVRVYRRILAGQGTHEDLDTLLDTCDNILGRSFCGLGDGATSSVTSSLKYFKQDYLDYIEGRTAPKLSEKQLVGAH, encoded by the coding sequence GTGACCGCTCCTCGGCCGGAGACGCTGGCCAAGCTGACGCCGGTGCTCACCAAGCGCTGGCTGTCGCCGGACGCCTGGCGGATCGGCACCTACGAGAAGCTGGACGGCTACGCCGCCCTGCGCAAGGCGCTCAAGGCGCACCCGGACGACCTGATCCAGCTCATCAAGGACTCCGGGCTGCGCGGCCGTGGCGGCGCGGGCTTCCCGACCGGTCTCAAGTGGGGGTTCATCCCGCAGGGCGACGGCAAGCCGCACTACCTCGTCGTGAACGCCGACGAGGGCGAGCCGGGCACCTGCAAGGACCTGCCGCTCATGACCCACGACCCGCACTCGCTGGTCGAGGGCGTCATCATCGCCTCGTACGCGATCCGGGCCAACCGGGCGTACATCTACATCCGGGGTGAGGCCGTGCACGCCGCCCGCCGGCTGCGCAACGCCGTGCAGGAGGCGTACGCCAAGGGCTACCTCGGCCGGAACATCCAGGGCACCGGCTTCGACCTCGAGCTGGTGGTGCACTCCGGCGCCGGGGCGTACATCTGCGGCGAGGAGACCGCGCTGCTGGACTCGCTGGAGGGCTTCCGGGGCCAGCCTCGGCTGCGCCCGCCGTTCCCGGCGACCCACGGCCTGTACGCCAGCCCGACCGTGGTGAACAACGTAGGCACCATCGCCAGCGTGCCGTACATCGTGCTGGGCGGCGCCGACTGGTGGAAGACCATGGGCACGGAGAAGTCGTCCGGCCCGATGATCTACTCGCTCTCCGGCCGGATCGCCAACCCGGGCCAGTTCGAGTGCTCCATGGGCATCACCCTGCGGGAGCTGATCGAGCTGGCCGGCGGCATGCAGCCCGGGCACAACCTGAAGTTCTGGACCCCGGGCGGCTCGTCGACGCCGCTGCTCACGGCCGAGCACCTGGACGTGCCGCTGGACTTCGAAGGGGTGGCGGCGGCCGGCTCGATCCTGGGCACCACGGCCACGCAGATCTTCTCCGACCAGGACTGCCCGGTGTACGCGACCTACCGGTGGCTGGAGTTCTACCACCACGAGTCGTGCGGCAAGTGCACCCCGTGCCGCGAGGGCAACTACTGGATGGTCCGGGTCTACCGGCGGATCCTCGCCGGCCAGGGCACCCACGAGGACCTGGACACCCTGCTCGACACCTGCGACAACATCCTCGGCCGTTCGTTCTGCGGCCTGGGCGACGGTGCGACCAGTTCGGTGACCTCGTCGCTGAAGTACTTCAAGCAGGACTACCTCGACTACATCGAGGGACGTACCGCGCCGAAGCTCTCCGAGAAGCAGCTGGTGGGAGCCCACTGA
- a CDS encoding NADH-quinone oxidoreductase subunit G: protein MTDVAKQTETVTLTIDGVQVTAPKGALLIRVAEQLGTEIPRFCDHPLLAPAGACRQCLVEVEGQRKPVASCTQTVADGMVVRTQLTSPVAKKAQEGVMELLLLNHPLDCPMCDKGGECPLQNQAMSTGRTDSRFHEHKREYPKPLPISTQVLLDRERCVLCQRCTRFSEEIAGDKFIDLMGRSSAEEINIYRDDAYGEQGDEGDVPFNSYFSGNTVQICPVGALTGAQYRFRARPFDLVSTPSACEHCAAGCAQRTDWRRGKVLRRLAGDDPAVNEEWNCDKGRWGFQYTRAFDRLTTPLVRDERTGELREASWSEALTRAAEGLRAARDGGSGTAVLTGGRLTVEDAYAYAKFARVGLHTNDIDFRARPVSREEADFLASSVAGVTDVTYADVENAPAVVLVGLEPEEECPILFLRLRKAYLKKKLTVYALAPFATRGLEKLGAKLARVVPGEEASVLAEHATVAEALSQPGALLIVGERLGAVPGGLSAAADVARRTGARLAWVPRRAGDRGAVDAGCLPNLLPGGRVVTEPAARAELGEAWDIPAGVIPSQAGRDTDGILAAAANGQLGALVVAGVDPADLADPRLAEQALDAVPFLVSLELRMSAVARRADVVFPVAPVVEKAGSFLDWEGRLRTFEKVLDTGAMTDGRVLDAIAAQLDVRLGTGDVQSVRRELGALPPTRVDRPSAPSVEPAAVPQPGAGEAVLATWHQLLDLGSLTDGDEHLAGTARPPVVRLGKGTAEALGVADGDPVTVGTDRGAVTLPTAITEMPDGVVWLPTNSPGSTVRRSLGVASGEVVKVSAAAVAADVAGRPGPLLNTGSVQ, encoded by the coding sequence ATGACCGACGTAGCCAAGCAGACCGAGACCGTCACCCTGACCATCGACGGCGTCCAGGTCACCGCCCCCAAGGGGGCGCTGCTGATCCGGGTCGCCGAGCAGTTGGGCACCGAGATCCCGCGGTTCTGCGACCACCCGCTGCTGGCCCCGGCCGGCGCCTGCCGGCAGTGCCTGGTGGAGGTGGAGGGCCAGCGCAAGCCGGTCGCCTCCTGCACCCAGACCGTGGCCGACGGCATGGTGGTCCGGACCCAGCTCACCTCGCCGGTCGCCAAGAAGGCCCAGGAGGGGGTGATGGAGCTGCTGCTCCTCAACCACCCCCTGGACTGCCCGATGTGCGACAAGGGCGGCGAGTGCCCGCTGCAGAACCAGGCCATGTCCACCGGCCGCACGGACTCCCGGTTCCACGAGCACAAGCGGGAGTACCCGAAGCCGCTGCCGATCAGCACCCAGGTGCTGCTCGACCGCGAGCGCTGCGTGCTCTGCCAGCGCTGCACCCGGTTCTCCGAGGAGATCGCCGGCGACAAGTTCATCGACCTGATGGGCCGGTCGTCCGCCGAGGAGATCAACATCTACCGGGACGACGCCTATGGCGAGCAGGGCGACGAGGGTGACGTCCCCTTCAACTCCTACTTCTCGGGCAACACCGTGCAGATCTGCCCGGTGGGCGCGCTGACCGGCGCGCAGTACCGGTTCCGCGCCCGCCCGTTCGACCTGGTCTCCACCCCCAGCGCCTGCGAGCACTGCGCGGCCGGTTGCGCCCAGCGCACTGACTGGCGGCGGGGCAAGGTGCTGCGCCGGCTGGCCGGTGACGACCCGGCGGTGAACGAGGAGTGGAACTGCGACAAGGGTCGCTGGGGCTTCCAGTACACCCGCGCGTTCGACCGGCTCACCACCCCGCTGGTGCGGGACGAGCGGACCGGCGAGCTGCGTGAGGCGTCCTGGAGCGAGGCGCTGACCCGGGCCGCCGAGGGGCTGCGTGCCGCCCGGGACGGCGGGTCGGGCACGGCGGTGCTGACCGGCGGCCGGCTCACCGTCGAGGACGCCTACGCGTACGCGAAGTTCGCGCGGGTGGGCCTGCACACCAACGACATCGACTTCCGGGCCCGCCCGGTCTCCCGCGAGGAGGCCGACTTCCTGGCCAGCAGCGTCGCCGGGGTCACCGACGTGACCTACGCGGACGTGGAGAACGCGCCCGCCGTGGTGCTGGTCGGCCTGGAGCCGGAGGAGGAGTGCCCGATCCTCTTCCTGCGGCTGCGCAAGGCGTACCTGAAGAAGAAGCTCACGGTGTACGCGCTCGCGCCGTTCGCCACGCGCGGCCTGGAGAAGCTCGGGGCCAAGCTGGCCCGGGTCGTGCCGGGCGAGGAGGCCAGCGTGCTGGCCGAGCACGCCACGGTGGCCGAGGCCCTGAGCCAGCCGGGTGCCCTCCTGATCGTCGGCGAGCGGCTGGGTGCGGTGCCCGGCGGCCTGTCCGCCGCGGCGGACGTGGCCCGGCGTACCGGGGCCCGGCTGGCCTGGGTGCCGCGGCGCGCGGGTGACCGCGGCGCGGTCGACGCGGGCTGCCTGCCCAACCTGCTTCCCGGTGGCCGCGTGGTCACCGAGCCGGCCGCCCGCGCCGAGCTGGGCGAGGCGTGGGACATCCCGGCCGGGGTGATCCCGAGCCAGGCCGGGCGGGACACCGACGGCATCCTCGCGGCCGCGGCCAACGGTCAGCTCGGCGCCCTCGTGGTGGCCGGCGTCGACCCGGCCGACCTGGCCGACCCGCGCCTGGCCGAGCAGGCCCTGGACGCGGTGCCGTTCCTGGTGAGCCTGGAGCTGCGGATGAGCGCGGTGGCCCGCCGGGCCGACGTGGTCTTCCCGGTCGCTCCGGTGGTCGAGAAGGCCGGCAGCTTCCTGGACTGGGAGGGCCGGCTGCGCACCTTCGAGAAGGTGCTGGACACCGGTGCCATGACCGACGGCCGGGTGCTCGACGCGATCGCCGCGCAGCTCGACGTGCGGCTCGGCACGGGCGACGTGCAGAGCGTCCGCCGCGAGCTGGGCGCGCTACCGCCGACCCGGGTGGACCGGCCGTCCGCCCCGTCGGTCGAGCCGGCCGCCGTGCCGCAGCCCGGCGCCGGGGAGGCCGTGCTGGCGACCTGGCACCAGCTCCTCGACCTGGGCAGCCTCACCGACGGCGACGAGCACCTCGCCGGCACCGCCCGCCCGCCGGTGGTCCGGCTGGGCAAGGGCACGGCCGAGGCGCTCGGCGTCGCGGACGGCGACCCGGTGACCGTCGGCACCGACCGCGGCGCGGTCACCCTGCCGACCGCGATCACCGAGATGCCGGACGGCGTCGTCTGGCTGCCGACCAACTCACCCGGCTCGACCGTCCGGCGCAGCCTCGGCGTGGCGTCCGGCGAGGTCGTGAAGGTCTCGGCCGCGGCGGTCGCCGCGGACGTGGCCGGCCGTCCGGGTCCGCTCCTCAACACCGGGAGTGTCCAGTGA
- the nuoH gene encoding NADH-quinone oxidoreductase subunit NuoH encodes MNLYLAAQDPTLADFGKDPWWLVLGKIVFAFVFGLLATLLGVWFERRVVGRMAVRPGPNQVGPFGLLQTLADGLKMAFKEDILPRAADKVVFFFAPTISVICAVTALSVVPFGPKVSIFGHWTPLQVTDVSVAVLVILACSSMGIYGIVLGGWASGSTYPLLGGLRSSAQMISYEVAMGLSIVAVFMTAGTMSTSGIVAAQGDATQLTIAGQQIPAPGWYAILLLPSFVIFFIAMVGETNRAPFDLPEAESELVAGFMTEYSSLKFALFMLSEYVSMVTMSAVTTTLFLGGWRAPWPITLWAGANSGWWPMLWFFGKVVALVFVFVWLRGTLPRLRYDQFMRFGWKVLLPINLVWILVLSGLRSIEDWQTKDRLLATAIGAGVLLLATLFWPSRKKAPKQPLQEQVNTRPHGSFPLPPMDLQVPPSPRTKRVVAEREPANVVAGSESGEV; translated from the coding sequence GTGAACCTCTACCTCGCGGCGCAGGACCCGACGCTGGCCGACTTCGGCAAGGACCCGTGGTGGCTGGTCCTCGGCAAGATCGTCTTCGCGTTCGTGTTCGGCCTGCTGGCCACGCTGCTCGGCGTCTGGTTCGAGCGCCGGGTGGTCGGCCGCATGGCCGTCCGGCCCGGCCCCAACCAGGTCGGCCCGTTCGGCCTGCTGCAGACCCTGGCGGACGGCCTGAAGATGGCGTTCAAGGAGGACATCCTCCCGCGCGCCGCCGACAAGGTGGTCTTCTTCTTCGCGCCGACCATCTCGGTGATCTGCGCGGTCACCGCGCTGTCGGTGGTGCCGTTCGGCCCGAAGGTGAGCATCTTCGGCCACTGGACGCCGCTGCAGGTCACCGACGTGTCGGTGGCGGTGCTGGTGATCCTGGCCTGCTCCTCGATGGGCATCTACGGCATCGTGCTCGGCGGCTGGGCCTCGGGCTCGACGTACCCGCTGCTCGGCGGTCTCCGGTCCAGCGCCCAGATGATCTCGTACGAGGTCGCCATGGGGCTGAGCATCGTGGCGGTGTTCATGACCGCCGGCACGATGTCGACCAGCGGGATCGTCGCCGCGCAGGGGGACGCCACGCAGCTCACCATCGCCGGCCAGCAGATCCCGGCCCCCGGCTGGTACGCGATCCTGCTGCTGCCCAGCTTCGTCATCTTCTTCATCGCCATGGTCGGTGAGACCAACCGGGCGCCGTTCGACCTGCCCGAGGCGGAGTCGGAGCTGGTGGCGGGCTTCATGACCGAGTACAGCTCGCTGAAGTTCGCGCTCTTCATGCTCTCCGAGTACGTCTCGATGGTGACCATGTCCGCGGTCACCACCACGCTGTTCCTCGGCGGCTGGCGGGCCCCCTGGCCGATCACGCTCTGGGCGGGCGCCAACTCGGGTTGGTGGCCGATGCTGTGGTTCTTCGGCAAGGTCGTCGCCCTGGTCTTCGTCTTCGTGTGGCTGCGGGGCACCCTGCCCCGGCTCCGCTACGACCAGTTCATGCGCTTCGGCTGGAAGGTCCTGCTGCCGATCAACCTGGTCTGGATCCTGGTCCTGAGCGGGCTGCGCTCGATCGAGGACTGGCAGACCAAGGACCGGCTGCTCGCCACCGCCATCGGCGCGGGCGTGCTGCTGCTGGCCACGCTCTTCTGGCCGAGCCGGAAGAAGGCGCCGAAGCAGCCGTTGCAGGAGCAGGTGAACACCCGTCCGCACGGCAGCTTCCCGCTGCCGCCGATGGATCTTCAGGTTCCGCCGAGCCCGCGTACCAAGCGCGTGGTCGCCGAGCGGGAGCCGGCCAACGTCGTCGCCGGCTCGGAGTCAGGGGAGGTGTGA
- the nuoI gene encoding NADH-quinone oxidoreductase subunit NuoI codes for MGAITGTFKGFGVTFSHMFKKVVTTDYPFKPPVSAPRYHGRHILNRHPDGLEKCIGCELCAWACPADAIYVEGGDNTEEQRFSPGERYASVYQINYARCIFCGLCIEACPTRSLTMSNEYELARDNRQDLIFTKEQLLAPLLPGMEQPPHPMRLGDSEKDYYVGGLTNPGTSAGAEHSPMGPGRYQVEEHPGVTFPGAEQAAQRAEAGKGAGA; via the coding sequence GTGGGCGCGATCACCGGAACGTTCAAGGGCTTCGGGGTCACCTTCTCGCACATGTTCAAGAAGGTCGTCACCACCGACTACCCGTTCAAGCCGCCGGTCTCGGCGCCGCGCTACCACGGGCGGCACATCCTCAACCGGCACCCGGACGGGCTGGAGAAGTGCATCGGCTGCGAGCTGTGCGCGTGGGCCTGCCCGGCGGACGCGATCTACGTGGAGGGTGGCGACAACACCGAGGAGCAGCGCTTCTCCCCGGGTGAGCGGTACGCCAGCGTCTACCAGATCAACTACGCCCGGTGCATCTTCTGCGGGCTCTGCATCGAGGCCTGCCCGACCCGCTCGCTCACCATGAGCAACGAGTACGAGCTGGCCCGGGACAACCGGCAGGACCTGATCTTCACGAAGGAGCAGCTGCTCGCGCCGCTGCTGCCCGGCATGGAGCAGCCGCCGCACCCGATGCGGCTGGGCGACAGCGAGAAGGACTACTACGTCGGCGGGCTGACCAACCCGGGCACCTCGGCCGGCGCCGAGCACTCGCCCATGGGCCCGGGCCGGTACCAGGTGGAGGAGCACCCCGGCGTGACCTTCCCCGGCGCCGAGCAGGCCGCGCAGCGGGCCGAGGCGGGCAAGGGAGCAGGAGCATGA
- a CDS encoding NADH-quinone oxidoreductase subunit J — protein sequence MTTQTVLAAAGQVSGGEEVTFWILAPLALIGAIGMVWARNAVHSALWLVLTMLCLGVFYVLQAGPFIGMVQIIVYTGAIMMLFLFVLMLVGRDASDSLIETLRGQRVAAVVLGLGFAGLVGSGLYRALEGVQAVGLDRANAEGNVQGIARLLFTKYVFAFELTSALLITAAVGAMVLAHVERRKEDRMDQIATMKARFRPGNYPGPKPGPGVFATSSSVATPARLPDGRLTDRSIPEIMPVRELTAEETSLKGTEK from the coding sequence ATGACCACGCAGACGGTGCTCGCCGCGGCGGGCCAGGTGTCCGGGGGTGAGGAGGTCACCTTCTGGATCCTCGCCCCGCTGGCCCTGATCGGGGCCATCGGCATGGTCTGGGCGCGCAACGCCGTGCACTCGGCGCTCTGGCTGGTGCTGACCATGCTCTGCCTGGGCGTGTTCTACGTCCTCCAGGCCGGCCCGTTCATCGGCATGGTGCAGATCATCGTCTACACCGGCGCGATCATGATGCTGTTCCTGTTCGTGCTGATGCTGGTCGGCCGGGACGCCTCCGACTCGCTCATCGAGACGCTGCGCGGCCAGCGGGTCGCCGCCGTGGTGCTCGGGCTCGGGTTCGCCGGCCTGGTCGGCTCCGGGCTCTACCGGGCGCTGGAGGGCGTGCAGGCCGTCGGCCTCGACCGGGCCAACGCCGAGGGCAACGTGCAGGGCATCGCCCGGCTGCTCTTCACCAAGTACGTCTTCGCCTTCGAGCTGACCTCCGCGCTGCTCATCACGGCGGCGGTGGGCGCGATGGTGCTGGCGCACGTGGAGCGGCGCAAGGAGGACCGGATGGACCAGATCGCCACCATGAAGGCCCGGTTCCGTCCCGGCAACTACCCCGGCCCGAAGCCCGGACCGGGTGTCTTCGCCACGTCGTCCTCGGTGGCCACCCCGGCCCGCCTGCCCGACGGCCGGCTGACCGACCGCAGCATCCCGGAGATCATGCCGGTGCGGGAGCTCACCGCCGAGGAGACCTCGTTGAAGGGGACGGAGAAGTGA
- the nuoK gene encoding NADH-quinone oxidoreductase subunit NuoK produces MTPDYYLILAAVLFTIGAVGVLIRRNAIVLFMCVELMLNAANLTLVTFSRINGDLNGQIMAFFVMVVAAAEVVVGLAIIMSIFRTRRSASVDDANLLKY; encoded by the coding sequence GTGACCCCGGACTACTACCTGATCCTCGCGGCGGTGCTGTTCACCATCGGCGCCGTCGGCGTGCTGATCCGGCGCAACGCGATCGTGCTGTTCATGTGCGTCGAGCTGATGCTCAACGCGGCCAACCTGACGCTGGTCACGTTCAGCCGCATCAACGGCGACCTGAACGGCCAGATCATGGCGTTCTTCGTGATGGTGGTGGCCGCGGCCGAGGTCGTGGTCGGGCTCGCCATCATCATGTCGATCTTCCGGACCCGGCGCTCGGCGAGCGTCGACGACGCCAACCTGCTGAAGTACTGA
- the nuoL gene encoding NADH-quinone oxidoreductase subunit L, with product MEETVEFAQASGLLGSVWLLVAIPLVSAAILLLLGKRADRWGHWLGVAAIGAAFVLGLTYFFQLRGLENKQVEQSLWQFITVGDLKVDFGLLFDPLAAVFVLLITGVGFLIHLYAVEYMAHDEGRRRFFGYFNLFVAAMLLLVLGNNYVMLYFGWEGVGLASYLLISFWYGRPSAATAGKKAFLMNRVGDAGLAIGIFVMFAMLGTTQYDEVFNGVGSLTSTTVLVLGLLLLLGATGKSGQFPLQAWLPDAMEGPTPVSALIHAATMVTAGVYLIARSNPIFSADHTLQLVVVSVGAVTLLMGCIIGAAKDDIKRVLAWSTVSQIGYMFLGVGLGGAAYALAIVHLLAHGFFKANMFLGAGSVMHGMNDQVDIRRFGNLSKYMKVTWLTFMTGWLAIIGIPPLSGYFSKEPIIAAAFEREGWTAWLFGLAALLGAGLTAFYMTRLFVLTFHGPKRWTEDIEHPHESPKLMTIPLILLAIGSVAAGGLMATTVPDWLEATAGLGGEHAEHAPVLAHWLITALSVLVTLLGAGLAWFLFRNGTATEPQPAGVLVTAARRNLYTDAVNEAVFEKPGIFLTRALVFLDNRGVDGLVNGLAAAVGGGSGRLRRLQTGFVRSYATSILTGALLVVAAFLAVQAGWLA from the coding sequence GTGGAAGAGACTGTGGAATTCGCCCAGGCCAGCGGGCTGTTGGGCAGTGTCTGGCTGCTGGTGGCCATCCCGCTGGTGAGCGCGGCGATCCTGCTGCTGCTCGGCAAGCGGGCGGACCGCTGGGGCCACTGGCTGGGCGTGGCGGCCATCGGCGCCGCCTTCGTGCTCGGCCTGACCTACTTCTTCCAGCTCCGTGGCCTGGAGAACAAGCAGGTCGAGCAGAGCCTCTGGCAGTTCATCACGGTCGGCGACCTTAAGGTGGACTTCGGTCTGCTCTTCGACCCGCTGGCCGCGGTGTTCGTACTGCTGATCACCGGGGTGGGCTTCCTGATCCACCTCTACGCGGTCGAGTACATGGCGCACGACGAGGGCCGGCGGCGGTTCTTCGGGTACTTCAACCTGTTCGTCGCCGCGATGCTGCTGCTGGTGCTCGGCAACAACTACGTGATGCTCTACTTCGGCTGGGAGGGCGTCGGTCTGGCGTCGTACCTGCTGATCTCCTTCTGGTACGGGCGGCCGAGCGCGGCCACCGCCGGCAAGAAGGCGTTCCTCATGAACCGGGTCGGCGACGCCGGCCTGGCCATCGGCATCTTCGTCATGTTCGCCATGCTCGGCACCACCCAGTACGACGAGGTCTTCAACGGGGTCGGCTCGCTGACCTCGACCACGGTGCTGGTGCTCGGCCTGCTGCTGCTGCTCGGCGCGACGGGCAAGTCCGGCCAGTTCCCGCTCCAGGCGTGGCTGCCGGACGCCATGGAGGGCCCCACCCCGGTCTCCGCGCTCATCCACGCCGCGACCATGGTCACCGCGGGTGTCTACCTGATCGCCCGCTCCAACCCGATCTTCTCGGCCGACCACACCCTCCAGCTCGTGGTGGTCAGCGTCGGCGCGGTCACGCTGCTGATGGGCTGCATCATCGGCGCGGCCAAGGACGACATCAAGCGGGTGCTGGCCTGGTCCACGGTGAGCCAGATCGGCTACATGTTCCTCGGCGTCGGCCTGGGCGGCGCGGCGTACGCGCTGGCCATCGTGCACCTGCTGGCGCACGGCTTCTTCAAGGCCAACATGTTCCTCGGCGCCGGCTCGGTCATGCACGGCATGAACGACCAGGTGGACATCCGCCGCTTCGGCAACCTGTCGAAGTACATGAAGGTCACCTGGCTGACCTTCATGACGGGCTGGCTCGCGATCATCGGCATCCCGCCGCTCTCCGGTTACTTCTCGAAGGAGCCGATCATCGCGGCCGCGTTCGAGCGGGAGGGCTGGACGGCCTGGCTCTTCGGCCTGGCCGCGCTGCTCGGCGCCGGGCTGACCGCGTTCTACATGACCCGGCTCTTCGTGCTCACCTTCCACGGCCCGAAGCGGTGGACCGAGGACATCGAGCACCCGCACGAGTCGCCGAAGCTGATGACCATCCCGCTGATCCTGCTGGCGATCGGCTCGGTGGCCGCCGGTGGCCTGATGGCCACCACCGTGCCGGACTGGCTGGAGGCGACCGCCGGCCTCGGCGGTGAGCACGCGGAGCACGCCCCGGTCCTGGCGCACTGGCTGATCACCGCGCTGTCGGTGCTGGTGACCCTGCTCGGCGCCGGGCTGGCCTGGTTCCTGTTCCGCAACGGCACGGCCACCGAGCCGCAGCCGGCCGGCGTGCTGGTCACCGCCGCCCGCCGGAACCTCTACACGGACGCCGTCAACGAGGCGGTCTTCGAGAAGCCGGGCATCTTCCTCACCCGGGCGCTGGTGTTCCTCGACAACCGGGGCGTCGACGGGCTGGTCAACGGCCTCGCCGCCGCGGTGGGCGGTGGCTCGGGCCGGCTCCGGCGGCTGCAGACCGGTTTCGTGCGGTCGTACGCGACCTCGATCCTGACCGGCGCGCTGCTCGTGGTGGCGGCGTTCCTGGCGGTGCAGGCGGGGTGGCTGGCGTGA
- a CDS encoding NADH-quinone oxidoreductase subunit M, translating into MSNFPFLSVLTVAPLVGALIVALLPRRNPDLAKLVAFGWSLLVLVLSVVMWIAFQADGDRFQFRESYAWIPNWGVNFTFEVDGIALVMLMLIAILVPLVILASWHDAESSRRSVPVYFALLLILECTMIGVFAAADVFLFYVFFEVMLVPMYFLIGSYGGHQRQYAAVKFFLYSLVGGLFMLAAVIGLWVVGGKTFDWQALSQAEFATDTARWLFLGFFLAFAIKAPFFPFHTWLPDAGGAAPAGAAALLVGVLDKVGTFGILRYCLPLFPEASRWFAPWALALGVIGIIYAALLAVGQNDLKRLVSYTSIAHFGFIGVGIFAFTTQAGTGAVLYMLNHGLATGLLFLVVGMLIARRGSALISDFGGAGKLVPLLAGVLFFAGLASLALPGTAPFVSEFLVLIGTFTTNKPVAVIATLGIILAAAYVLWMVQRTTQGTLNPALTEVDGMRRDLSLREKVVVAPLIALIVLLGFYPKPVTDVINPAVQATMQDVGKTDPAPEIGSVQEAAK; encoded by the coding sequence ATGTCCAACTTCCCGTTCCTCTCGGTGCTGACCGTGGCACCGCTGGTCGGCGCCCTGATCGTGGCCCTGCTGCCGCGACGCAACCCGGACCTGGCCAAGCTGGTGGCGTTCGGTTGGTCGCTGCTGGTGCTGGTGCTGTCGGTGGTCATGTGGATCGCCTTCCAGGCCGACGGTGACCGATTCCAGTTCCGCGAGTCGTACGCGTGGATCCCGAACTGGGGCGTCAACTTCACCTTCGAGGTGGACGGCATCGCCCTGGTCATGCTGATGCTGATCGCGATCCTGGTGCCGCTGGTGATCCTGGCGTCCTGGCACGACGCCGAGTCGTCCAGGCGCTCGGTGCCGGTCTACTTCGCGCTGCTGCTCATCCTCGAGTGCACGATGATCGGCGTCTTCGCGGCCGCCGACGTCTTCCTGTTCTACGTGTTCTTCGAGGTCATGCTGGTGCCGATGTACTTCCTCATCGGCAGCTACGGCGGCCACCAGCGGCAGTACGCGGCGGTCAAGTTCTTCCTCTACTCCCTGGTCGGCGGCCTGTTCATGCTGGCCGCGGTGATCGGCCTCTGGGTGGTCGGCGGAAAGACCTTCGACTGGCAGGCGCTCAGCCAGGCCGAGTTCGCCACCGACACGGCCCGCTGGCTGTTCCTCGGCTTCTTCCTCGCGTTCGCGATCAAGGCGCCGTTCTTCCCGTTCCACACCTGGCTGCCGGACGCCGGTGGCGCGGCCCCGGCCGGCGCCGCGGCGCTGCTGGTCGGCGTGCTCGACAAGGTCGGCACCTTCGGGATCCTGCGGTACTGCCTGCCGCTGTTCCCCGAGGCGTCGCGGTGGTTCGCCCCGTGGGCGCTGGCGCTCGGCGTGATCGGCATCATCTACGCCGCGCTGCTGGCGGTCGGGCAGAACGACCTCAAGCGGCTGGTGTCGTACACCTCGATCGCGCACTTCGGCTTCATCGGTGTGGGCATCTTCGCCTTCACCACCCAGGCCGGCACGGGCGCGGTGCTCTACATGCTCAACCACGGCCTGGCCACCGGCCTGCTCTTCCTCGTGGTGGGCATGCTGATCGCCCGCCGCGGCTCGGCGCTGATCAGTGACTTCGGCGGCGCGGGCAAGCTGGTGCCGCTGCTCGCCGGCGTGCTCTTCTTCGCCGGTCTCGCCTCGCTGGCGCTGCCCGGCACCGCGCCGTTCGTCTCCGAGTTCCTGGTGCTGATCGGCACGTTCACCACGAACAAGCCGGTCGCGGTGATCGCCACACTCGGCATCATCCTGGCCGCGGCGTACGTGCTGTGGATGGTGCAGCGCACCACCCAGGGCACCCTCAACCCGGCCCTCACCGAGGTCGACGGCATGCGCCGGGACCTCAGCCTGCGCGAGAAGGTCGTGGTCGCCCCGCTGATCGCGCTGATCGTGCTGCTCGGCTTCTATCCCAAGCCGGTCACCGATGTCATCAACCCCGCCGTCCAGGCGACCATGCAGGACGTCGGCAAGACCGATCCCGCCCCTGAGATCGGCAGCGTCCAGGAGGCTGCGAAGTGA